From Micromonospora rhizosphaerae, the proteins below share one genomic window:
- a CDS encoding adenine phosphoribosyltransferase has protein sequence MTETHSTAVRGDSGPEVARLVASRVLDVPDFPKPGVVFKDLMPLFADGHVFREVIDGIIAHHGRDSFDMVVGIEARGFVIAAAIAYAAGVGVVPVRKAGKLPRPAYSASYALEYGEATLEVHQDAFTAGHRVLVVDDVLATGGTAEATLDLVERAGGTVAGFTVLLELAFLEGRKRLSPRPVHALLTV, from the coding sequence GTGACGGAGACCCACAGCACCGCGGTACGGGGAGACAGCGGCCCGGAGGTCGCCCGACTGGTCGCCAGCCGGGTGCTGGACGTGCCGGACTTCCCGAAGCCCGGGGTCGTGTTCAAGGACCTGATGCCGCTCTTCGCTGACGGCCACGTGTTCCGCGAGGTGATCGACGGGATCATCGCGCACCACGGGCGTGACTCGTTCGACATGGTGGTCGGCATCGAGGCACGCGGCTTCGTGATCGCCGCCGCCATCGCGTACGCCGCCGGGGTCGGCGTGGTGCCGGTGCGCAAGGCCGGCAAGCTGCCCCGCCCGGCGTACTCGGCCTCCTACGCGCTGGAGTACGGCGAGGCGACCCTGGAGGTGCACCAGGACGCGTTCACCGCCGGGCACCGGGTGCTGGTGGTGGACGACGTGCTCGCCACCGGTGGCACCGCCGAGGCCACCCTCGACCTGGTGGAGCGGGCCGGCGGCACCGTGGCCGGCTTCACCGTGCTGCTCGAGCTCGCGTTCCTGGAGGGGCGCAAGCGGCTCAGCCCGCGCCCGGTCCATGCCCTGCTGACCGTTTGA